The following proteins come from a genomic window of Bactrocera tryoni isolate S06 chromosome 1, CSIRO_BtryS06_freeze2, whole genome shotgun sequence:
- the LOC120766554 gene encoding vesicular acetylcholine transporter, whose amino-acid sequence MAGSFQIPLLNLELREVKEIVWEKIQEPVNQRRLILVIVSIALLLDNMLYMVIVPIIPDYLREIGSFDDDTPTPPPLRDNRTGLIIPVHHDHHGQDSATGILFASKAIVQLMVNPFSGGLIDRIGYDLPMMIGLTIMFFSTAMFACGRSYSLLFFARSLQGAGSAFADTSGLAMIADRFTEENERSQALGIALAFISFGCLVAPPFGGALYQFAGKEVPFLILALVCLLDGLMLLLVMKPVKDQIRQSKEVQQQTIPIWRLLMDPYIAVCAGALTMSNVALAFLEPTISLWMEDNLTTENWKIGMVWLPAFFPHVLGVVITVKMAKKYPHHQWLMAAVGLALEGFSCFIIPFSSSYQMLMLPICIICFGIALIDTALLPTLGYLVDVRYVSVYGSIYAIADISYSIAYAVGPIIAGGVVEAIGFTALNFIIAFSNLLYVPVLRKLRNIYDFKPFENEANILMQDPPNKEYQTYVMHDQKPIDGDFKNHLEYGQQYQQEQESNVDDTNYEYQQQDGGYQQTGGGGGGGYQQNQGYQQQYQPGYQEQGGNYQQQETRHLPQQRVANPFQHQQQQQQQQQQQMNDGGGGSRGPAGPANPFRQGF is encoded by the coding sequence ATGGCTGGTTCATTTCAAATACCGTTGCTCAATCTCGAGCTGCGCGAGGTCAAAGAAATCGTTTGGGAGAAAATTCAAGAGCCCGTCAACCAACGTCGTCTCATCTTAGTAATAGTCTCGATAGCGCTGCTTTTGGACAACATGTTGTACATGGTAATCGTACCCATCATACCGGATTATTTGCGTGAGATCGGTAGCTTCGATGATGACACACCAACGCCGCCGCCATTGCGTGATAATCGCACCGGTCTCATTATACCAGTGCACCACGACCATCATGGCCAGGACTCTGCCACCGGCATACTATTCGCATCGAAAGCCATTGTACAATTGATGGTGAACCCCTTCTCGGGTGGTCTTATCGATCGCATTGGCTACGACTTACCCATGATGATCGGTTTGACCATTATGTTCTTCTCAACTGCGATGTTCGCTTGCGGTCGCAGTTACAGTTTACTCTTCTTCGCGCGTTCGCTACAAGGTGCGGGCTCGGCTTTTGCCGACACATCAGGTTTAGCCATGATAGCGGATCGCTTTACCGAGGAGAATGAACGTTCGCAAGCATTGGGTATTGCTTTGGCATTCATCAGTTTCGGTTGTTTGGTAGCGCCACCGTTCGGTGGTGCACTCTATCAGTTCGCCGGCAAGGAAGTGCCCTTTCTCATTTTGGCGTTAGTGTGTCTCTTGGATGGCCTTATGCTATTGCTGGTAATGAAACCAGTTAAAGATCAAATAAGACAAAGCAAGGAGGTGCAACAACAAACGATTCCTATATGGCGCTTGCTAATGGATCCATACATTGCGGTCTGTGCCGGTGCGTTGACCATGTCGAATGTGGCGTTGGCTTTCCTAGAACCCACCATATCGCTGTGGATGGAAGATAATCTAACTACAGAGAATTGGAAAATTGGTATGGTGTGGTTGCCCGCCTTCTTTCCGCACGTGCTGGGTGTGGTCATCACTGTGAAAATGGCGAAAAAGTATCCACATCATCAATGGCTGATGGCTGCCGTCGGTTTAGCGCTCGAGGGTTTCTCCTGCTTCATAATACCGTTCTCCAGCTCCTACCAAATGCTGATGTTACCCATTTGTATTATTTGCTTTGGCATCGCGCTCATCGACACCGCGCTGCTACCAACGCTGGGCTACCTGGTGGACGTGCGCTATGTATCCGTGTACGGCAGCATTTATGCCATTGCCGATATTTCATATTCGATCGCATACGCAGTCGGTCCCATCATTGCGGGCGGCGTAGTAGAGGCGATCGGTTTTACAGCGCTGAACTTCATCATTGCCTTCTCCAATCTGCTGTATGTGCCCGTGCTACGCAAGTTACGCAATATCTACGATTTCAAACCGTTCGAAAATGAAGCCAACATACTTATGCAAGATCCACCGAACAAAGAATATCAAACCTATGTAATGCATGATCAGAAACCGATTGATGGTGATTTCAAAAATCATCTTGAGTACGGTCAGCAATATCAACAGGAGCAGGAATCCAATGTGGACGATACAAACTATGAGTACCAACAGCAAGATGGCGGCTACCAGCAAACTGGCGGAGGTGGCGGTGGCGGTTATCAGCAAAATCAGGGTTATCAACAGCAATATCAGCCTGGCTATCAGGAGCAGGGTGGTAATTATCAGCAGCAAGAAACGCGACATCTTCCACAACAACGCGTCGCAAACCCGTTCcagcatcagcagcagcagcagcagcaacaacaacagcaaatgaaCGATGGCGGCGGCGGGAGTAGAGGCCCTGCTGGTCCAGCGAATCCATTTAGACAAGGATTTTAA